A region from the uncultured Draconibacterium sp. genome encodes:
- a CDS encoding four helix bundle protein — protein sequence MEIIRSHRELKVYLLSFEAGMEIFHLSKSFPKEERYSLTDQIRRSSRSVSANISEAYRKRRYPKSFVAKLSDSEGEAAETQNWLDYALACAYINKKEHKLLDDKYDHILSMIVNMINHPKKWSL from the coding sequence ATGGAAATCATTCGATCGCACCGGGAGCTAAAAGTGTATCTGTTGTCTTTTGAGGCAGGAATGGAAATTTTTCATCTGTCCAAATCATTTCCAAAAGAAGAAAGGTATTCACTCACCGACCAAATCAGGAGGTCGTCGCGATCTGTCTCGGCAAATATTTCAGAGGCCTACAGGAAGCGGCGCTACCCAAAATCGTTTGTTGCAAAACTGAGTGACTCGGAAGGCGAAGCTGCTGAAACCCAAAACTGGCTCGACTATGCGCTGGCCTGTGCCTACATCAACAAAAAGGAGCACAAGCTTTTAGACGACAAATACGACCATATTCTTTCAATGATCGTGAACATGATAAACCACCCCAAAAAATGGTCACTATAA
- a CDS encoding GDP-L-fucose synthase — translation MNKQSKIYIAGHHGLVGSAIWKNLTEKGYTNLIGKTRAELNLLDQQAVAAFFESEKPEYVFLAAAKVGGIVANNTYRGEFIFENLMIQNNIIHNAWKQGVKKLLFLGSTCIYPKEAPQPMPEDCLLTAPLEYTNEPYAIAKIAGIKLCESYNLQYGTNFISVMPTNLYGPNDNFDLEKSHVLPALIRKIHLGKCLEENNWEAIRSDLAKRPIEGVDGSATKEEILSILEKYGLNASPMAKSLSRQKETYTGKESGGLTNEVKVEIWGTGGPKREFLWSEEMADACVYIMEKVDFKDVSFPPAKADKGGVAGEIRNTHINIGTGKDISIKQVAESIKAAVGFKGGLYFNTSKPDGTMRKLTDVSKLHTLGWQHKIEIEEGVQLMYNWYLNA, via the coding sequence ATGAATAAACAAAGTAAAATATACATAGCAGGTCACCACGGACTGGTAGGCTCTGCCATCTGGAAAAACCTGACCGAAAAAGGTTACACCAACTTAATCGGGAAAACCCGTGCTGAGCTGAACCTCCTGGATCAGCAGGCAGTAGCAGCTTTTTTCGAAAGCGAAAAACCGGAATACGTATTTCTGGCAGCAGCAAAAGTTGGCGGTATTGTAGCCAATAACACCTACCGTGGCGAGTTTATCTTCGAAAACCTGATGATTCAGAACAACATTATTCACAATGCCTGGAAACAGGGTGTAAAAAAATTGTTGTTTTTGGGCAGTACCTGTATTTACCCAAAAGAAGCGCCACAACCGATGCCTGAAGATTGTTTGCTGACAGCGCCGCTGGAGTACACCAACGAACCCTATGCCATAGCCAAAATTGCCGGCATAAAACTCTGTGAGAGCTATAACCTGCAGTACGGCACCAATTTTATTTCGGTGATGCCGACCAACCTCTATGGCCCCAACGATAATTTCGATCTGGAGAAAAGCCATGTGTTACCGGCACTTATCCGCAAAATACACCTGGGCAAATGCCTGGAAGAAAACAACTGGGAGGCCATTCGCAGCGACCTTGCCAAACGCCCCATTGAAGGTGTAGATGGTTCTGCTACGAAAGAGGAAATACTTTCAATCCTTGAAAAATACGGCTTGAACGCGTCTCCCATGGCGAAGAGCCTGTCCCGGCAAAAAGAAACGTACACCGGGAAGGAAAGTGGGGGATTGACAAATGAAGTAAAAGTTGAAATCTGGGGCACAGGCGGACCAAAACGCGAATTCCTGTGGAGCGAAGAAATGGCTGATGCCTGCGTTTATATTATGGAAAAAGTAGATTTTAAAGATGTTTCGTTCCCGCCGGCGAAGGCAGATAAGGGAGGAGTAGCCGGCGAAATACGCAATACCCACATTAACATTGGCACCGGAAAAGACATTTCGATAAAACAAGTAGCGGAGTCCATAAAAGCTGCCGTTGGTTTTAAGGGAGGACTGTATTTCAACACCTCGAAACCCGATGGAACCATGCGCAAACTAACCGATGTAAGTAAACTACATACATTGGGCTGGCAACATAAAATAGAAATTGAGGAAGGTGTACAGCTGATGTACAACTGGTACCTGAACGCTTAA
- a CDS encoding transposase produces MSRNYKFHNPDGVYFVSFAVVNWLDVFIRKEYKNIILDSLRFCQKNKGMEIFAWCIMTSHMHLVFRSDKGEVKPEQLLGDFKRFTSNAIIKAIKKNPQESRKEFLLEQFQKAGAIASNVSKNQFWRHDNKPIELWSNKVIDEKLITSTKIR; encoded by the coding sequence ATGAGTCGTAATTACAAGTTCCATAATCCCGATGGTGTATATTTTGTCAGTTTTGCAGTTGTAAACTGGTTGGATGTTTTTATCAGGAAAGAATACAAGAATATTATACTCGATAGTTTAAGGTTTTGTCAAAAGAACAAAGGCATGGAAATATTTGCATGGTGTATAATGACAAGTCATATGCATTTAGTTTTCAGGAGCGATAAAGGAGAAGTTAAACCAGAACAGTTATTAGGAGACTTCAAGCGATTTACAAGTAATGCCATAATAAAAGCAATAAAAAAAAATCCACAAGAAAGCCGAAAAGAATTTTTACTTGAACAGTTTCAAAAAGCTGGAGCAATAGCATCAAATGTAAGCAAGAATCAATTCTGGAGGCACGATAATAAGCCTATTGAATTATGGAGCAATAAAGTGATCGATGAAAAATTAATTACATCCACAAAAATCCGGTAG
- a CDS encoding bifunctional fucokinase/fucose-1-phosphate guanylyltransferase: MKLNTTTNMKHLISVPPRVVPHFHSIAELSKEEWFVSADPENKKVGSGGGTAHLLAESFKQAETASDFNQWLEQDKKVIIHAGGQSRRLPAYAPLGKSLIPMPVFRWSRGQVLNQRLVHLQTPLFDRLMEQAPTSTNTLIASGDTLIFGGKNLPEIPEADVVCFGLWLEPEKATNHGVFFARHETPGELAFMLQKPPISKISELIHDYYFLMDIGIWMLSARAVKLLMKNCGWTGTGFKQQTPSFYDMYSQFGTALGNAPSEKNEEISALSVALVNLEEGEFHHLGNTSELVSSNLAIQNRINNQREIWHKNIKPHQSIFVLNSKITNNFTPANKNIWVENSSIPDTWKFRQNHAFTGIPDNNWHLQPEPGNCLDIIPLETGKKVIRPYDFYDAFRGTRNDNNTLFMGVPLSDWLKKRKLENVFDELPESTDIFNLPLFPALREEALSKAFLEWLWFKSPEENPEFTKRWKEAERMSCEAISNQCSINSAEEERYARQLTNYPGLAANYKSSVFYQLDLKKTADEFVKNKLALPGELQQETNDWIPLHDLMFRSQYRRLTNNDWQRDEKAAFAYLQQKIISGYHEKTVEPKIKLLPDQIAWGRSPVRLDLAGGWTDTPPYCFFYGGKVVNIAVELNGQPPLHCYIKGAESKTIVLRSIDLGAREELTSFDEIRSFENIRSPFSIPKAALALCGFLPEFATKKYASLEEQLSAIGGGLELTILSAVPKGSGLGTSSILAATVLGTLAEVCCLNWDKQEIGQRALALEQLLTTGGGWQDQFGGLFEGLKLLETKAGKLQEPRLKWLPESLFTDPVYKNRILLYYSGITRVAKNILGEIVRGMFLNSSTHLALLEELKQHAENTYSVLLQKDFNRFSQMIDRSWQLNQQLDSGTNPAEIQELVKRISPYIQSQKLLGAGGGGFMLILARDEEAAIKLKQELNENPVNPRGRFVDYEVSQQGFKVTKS; encoded by the coding sequence TTGAAGCTCAATACAACAACAAACATGAAACATCTTATATCAGTCCCGCCACGTGTTGTGCCACATTTTCATTCTATTGCCGAACTTAGTAAAGAGGAATGGTTTGTATCTGCTGATCCGGAGAATAAAAAAGTAGGCTCCGGTGGTGGTACAGCGCATTTACTGGCTGAATCCTTTAAACAAGCTGAAACAGCAAGCGATTTTAACCAATGGCTTGAGCAGGATAAAAAAGTGATCATCCATGCCGGAGGGCAAAGCCGCCGTTTACCAGCTTATGCGCCTTTGGGAAAAAGCCTGATTCCCATGCCTGTTTTTCGCTGGTCGCGCGGACAGGTATTAAACCAACGCCTTGTCCACCTGCAAACGCCACTATTCGACCGCTTAATGGAACAGGCTCCCACCAGTACCAACACCCTTATTGCCAGTGGCGACACGCTGATTTTTGGCGGTAAAAACCTGCCAGAAATACCCGAAGCCGATGTAGTTTGTTTTGGCCTGTGGCTCGAGCCCGAAAAAGCTACTAATCATGGCGTATTTTTTGCCCGGCACGAAACACCCGGCGAGCTGGCCTTTATGCTGCAAAAACCACCCATCTCAAAAATAAGTGAACTGATACACGACTATTATTTCCTGATGGACATTGGCATTTGGATGTTAAGCGCGCGGGCCGTAAAACTGCTGATGAAAAATTGCGGCTGGACGGGCACTGGTTTTAAACAGCAAACACCATCGTTTTACGATATGTACAGCCAGTTTGGAACAGCATTGGGCAATGCGCCTTCTGAGAAAAATGAGGAAATAAGCGCCTTAAGCGTTGCCCTGGTCAACCTGGAGGAAGGCGAATTCCATCACCTGGGAAATACTTCGGAACTGGTAAGCAGCAACCTGGCCATTCAGAACAGAATTAATAACCAGCGCGAGATCTGGCATAAAAACATAAAACCACACCAGTCTATTTTTGTGCTGAACTCGAAAATTACCAATAATTTTACTCCTGCCAATAAAAATATATGGGTAGAAAACTCATCCATACCCGACACCTGGAAGTTCCGGCAAAACCATGCCTTTACCGGTATTCCCGACAATAACTGGCACTTGCAACCCGAACCCGGCAACTGCCTGGATATTATCCCGCTGGAAACGGGCAAAAAGGTGATTCGTCCTTATGACTTTTACGATGCATTTCGGGGGACACGGAACGATAACAACACACTTTTTATGGGGGTTCCGCTGTCCGACTGGTTAAAAAAACGCAAGCTCGAAAATGTGTTTGACGAACTTCCCGAATCTACCGATATATTTAACCTGCCGCTGTTTCCGGCACTCAGGGAGGAAGCATTAAGCAAGGCCTTTCTGGAGTGGTTATGGTTTAAATCGCCGGAAGAAAATCCGGAGTTTACAAAACGGTGGAAGGAAGCTGAACGGATGAGTTGCGAGGCGATAAGCAACCAATGTTCCATTAACAGTGCAGAAGAAGAACGCTATGCCCGGCAGCTGACCAATTATCCCGGATTGGCGGCCAATTATAAAAGTTCGGTGTTTTATCAGCTCGATTTAAAGAAAACAGCCGACGAATTTGTGAAAAACAAACTGGCACTGCCCGGCGAACTGCAGCAGGAAACCAACGACTGGATTCCTTTACACGACCTGATGTTCCGGTCGCAATACCGGCGCTTAACAAACAACGACTGGCAACGCGATGAGAAAGCGGCATTCGCCTACCTGCAACAAAAAATTATCTCCGGCTACCACGAAAAAACCGTAGAGCCGAAAATAAAATTATTACCCGATCAGATTGCCTGGGGCCGCAGTCCTGTACGCCTCGATTTGGCAGGCGGATGGACCGACACCCCACCCTATTGCTTTTTTTATGGGGGAAAAGTAGTAAATATTGCGGTAGAGTTAAACGGTCAGCCACCTTTGCATTGCTATATAAAAGGTGCAGAAAGTAAAACAATTGTATTGCGCTCCATCGATTTGGGCGCACGTGAAGAATTAACAAGCTTCGACGAAATCCGCTCGTTCGAAAACATACGCTCGCCCTTCTCTATTCCCAAGGCAGCACTGGCACTCTGTGGTTTTCTGCCCGAGTTTGCTACAAAAAAATATGCCAGTCTGGAAGAGCAGCTTTCGGCAATTGGCGGCGGACTGGAATTAACCATACTTTCAGCCGTTCCGAAAGGCTCGGGCCTGGGAACCAGTTCTATTCTTGCGGCTACGGTGTTGGGCACACTTGCCGAAGTATGCTGCCTGAACTGGGACAAGCAGGAAATTGGCCAGCGTGCACTGGCTTTAGAGCAGCTGCTCACCACGGGAGGCGGCTGGCAGGATCAGTTTGGCGGCTTGTTTGAAGGGCTAAAACTTCTGGAAACCAAAGCCGGCAAATTGCAGGAACCCCGCTTAAAATGGCTGCCCGAATCGCTGTTTACCGATCCTGTCTATAAAAACCGTATTCTGCTGTATTATTCCGGAATTACACGCGTTGCCAAAAACATACTTGGTGAAATTGTACGCGGCATGTTCCTGAACTCTAGCACCCACCTGGCTTTGCTTGAAGAGCTGAAACAACATGCCGAAAATACCTACAGTGTGCTTTTACAAAAAGATTTTAACCGCTTTAGCCAGATGATTGACCGCAGCTGGCAGCTGAACCAACAACTGGACAGCGGCACCAATCCGGCAGAGATACAGGAACTGGTAAAACGCATCAGTCCCTACATACAAAGTCAGAAATTGCTGGGTGCCGGAGGTGGTGGTTTTATGCTGATTCTTGCCCGCGATGAGGAAGCTGCCATAAAGCTTAAGCAGGAATTGAATGAAAACCCGGTAAATCCGCGCGGACGTTTTGTTGATTATGAAGTTTCGCAGCAAGGGTTTAAGGTTACAAAAAGCTAA
- a CDS encoding YhcH/YjgK/YiaL family protein has protein sequence MITDTLNKAALYNTVHPLFKKSFDFLSGLDPEIENGSYEIEPGLVAHVSSYQSGPTFEFGWETHQKYIDIQYCLKGEERIEWTPLSDALVPSMEYDEEKDRRFYTGEGRQTYIALSKSVFAIFFPNDAHAPQIMFDAPQKVKKVVIKVPV, from the coding sequence ATGATTACCGACACATTAAATAAGGCAGCATTGTACAACACGGTGCACCCACTTTTTAAAAAGAGCTTTGATTTCTTAAGCGGACTTGATCCGGAAATTGAAAACGGTTCGTATGAAATTGAGCCTGGTTTAGTAGCCCATGTTTCCAGTTACCAAAGCGGGCCCACTTTTGAATTCGGCTGGGAAACACATCAAAAATACATCGATATTCAGTATTGTTTGAAAGGTGAAGAACGCATTGAGTGGACTCCCCTTTCCGATGCGCTGGTGCCAAGCATGGAATACGATGAAGAAAAAGACCGAAGGTTTTACACCGGAGAAGGCCGGCAAACCTACATTGCTCTTAGCAAAAGCGTATTTGCCATTTTCTTCCCAAACGATGCCCACGCACCACAAATTATGTTTGATGCGCCACAAAAAGTAAAAAAGGTGGTCATTAAAGTGCCGGTATAA